One segment of Thermosynechococcus sp. HN-54 DNA contains the following:
- a CDS encoding polysaccharide deacetylase family protein, with amino-acid sequence MDAGPSSLVPPSPSGNHQPLPATSKFININYENAATYAAQIPANHVALTFDDGPTREYTLPILDKLRQYGMKATFFVIGGRVAQNCDILQQIYREGHEIGNHTYDHLLLTQESSQVQWAQLAKNQQQIHQCLQQIGVNYYPRWFRAPYGDQNAQVLGHVKALGMNSALWSLDTHDWNLETTAAMIANSVIQGGDRQLVLMHDGTEFNPAMQSNPQLNPTRQPTVEALDQILADYRAKGISSLTLSQAFP; translated from the coding sequence ATGGATGCTGGGCCATCTTCTCTAGTACCGCCATCGCCATCAGGAAACCATCAACCACTGCCAGCCACCAGCAAGTTTATTAACATCAATTATGAAAATGCCGCAACCTATGCCGCACAAATTCCGGCTAACCATGTGGCGCTCACGTTTGATGATGGCCCTACGCGGGAGTACACACTGCCCATTCTTGATAAGTTGCGCCAGTATGGCATGAAGGCAACCTTTTTCGTGATTGGTGGGCGTGTGGCTCAAAATTGTGACATTTTGCAGCAGATCTATCGCGAGGGACATGAAATTGGCAACCATACTTACGATCATCTCCTCTTAACCCAAGAATCCTCACAGGTACAGTGGGCACAGTTAGCAAAAAATCAGCAGCAAATCCATCAATGTTTGCAACAAATCGGTGTCAACTACTATCCGCGTTGGTTTCGTGCGCCCTATGGTGATCAAAATGCCCAAGTCTTAGGTCACGTGAAGGCTCTGGGGATGAATTCCGCTCTTTGGTCATTGGATACTCACGATTGGAATCTTGAAACAACGGCGGCGATGATTGCCAACAGCGTGATTCAGGGGGGCGATCGCCAACTGGTGCTGATGCACGATGGCACGGAGTTCAACCCAGCAATGCAGAGCAATCCCCAACTCAATCCCACTCGACAACCGACGGTGGAGGCACTGGATCAGATTCTTGCCGATTACCGTGCCAAGGGAATTTCCAGTTTGACCCTGTCGCAGGCTTTTCCCTAG
- a CDS encoding serine/threonine-protein kinase: protein MLIHCTRPQCSLPQTDLPELDGDVSADSIGQKYCANCGMPLILRGRYVAQQVLGQGGFGITYLARDLDTPAKRQCVIKQLQVETSNLALLKKAEDLFKREARLLEKLGEHPQIPTLFAFFQERVSSTTGEAEQNYFYLVQEFIDGDTLESELAHHRYLKEEEVQGVLKDLLPVLQYIHDQGAIHRDIKPANIIRQSAKNSKFPGQRRLYLIDFGAVKDVSRVAEVAKGHTRIYTAHYAAPEQQRGEQVFPSSDLYALAVTCLVLLTGKDPRELFDNYHHTWNWQKHVQITPKLRDVLAKMLAVAPSDRYQSAQEVEAALEEIQTELKKAPETEELETTVIDEQSSSPQFVPSVNWLLEKYNSGLHSDWLDIQNYATRVAPVHPLNPQSQEVVFTEGSSNPNYFVITDVNRQSWLIPLHKGEFDPYLFRRTLPQHPSERSGQLLKPARVERQDQYWRMVETGSVVHEPVAPPPPFPNTPTNQPFSVTQPVPTAQSSLPPWLVLVSLLIAFGSMFAAIAIILLWNRLEPRPSLPPNAATEVAETPNPSPPLASPSPTPEPTSPPAESPEPTPPPVEPVQTVSPPDELDAPPANPSQLSWQPACGSSYAPNAYWWPVRGPSSALDLVKERYCGDAIIINGQTQVASFRSQEEAEAFANSLSQESGYPFYVGEPTWVD from the coding sequence ATGCTTATTCACTGCACCCGCCCCCAGTGTTCCCTCCCCCAAACTGACCTGCCTGAACTAGATGGGGATGTTTCTGCTGACAGCATTGGCCAAAAGTACTGTGCTAACTGCGGCATGCCCTTAATTTTGCGGGGGCGCTATGTTGCCCAACAAGTTTTGGGACAAGGCGGCTTTGGGATTACTTACCTCGCACGGGATTTAGATACCCCTGCCAAACGCCAGTGTGTGATCAAGCAACTGCAAGTGGAAACTTCTAACCTAGCCCTCTTGAAAAAAGCGGAAGATTTATTCAAGCGAGAAGCACGACTCCTAGAAAAACTAGGGGAGCATCCCCAAATTCCTACTCTCTTTGCCTTTTTTCAAGAGCGGGTGAGCAGCACCACAGGAGAGGCGGAGCAAAACTATTTTTATCTAGTTCAGGAATTTATTGATGGCGATACACTTGAGTCTGAACTAGCCCATCACAGGTATTTGAAGGAAGAGGAAGTTCAGGGTGTCTTGAAGGATCTCCTACCCGTTTTGCAGTACATCCACGATCAAGGAGCAATTCATCGAGACATTAAGCCAGCGAACATTATCCGCCAATCGGCAAAGAACAGTAAGTTTCCCGGACAACGTCGCCTTTATTTGATTGACTTTGGCGCAGTCAAAGACGTTTCTCGCGTGGCTGAAGTTGCTAAAGGTCATACGCGGATCTATACAGCGCACTACGCAGCACCAGAGCAACAGAGAGGCGAGCAGGTTTTTCCAAGTTCCGATCTATATGCCCTAGCAGTGACCTGTCTTGTCTTACTTACTGGCAAAGACCCTAGAGAATTATTTGATAACTATCATCACACTTGGAACTGGCAAAAGCACGTTCAAATTACACCAAAGCTTCGAGATGTTTTGGCGAAGATGCTGGCTGTTGCGCCTAGTGATCGCTATCAATCTGCTCAGGAAGTCGAAGCTGCCCTAGAAGAAATACAAACAGAACTCAAAAAAGCGCCAGAGACCGAAGAGCTAGAAACAACCGTTATTGATGAGCAGTCTTCCTCGCCACAGTTTGTGCCATCGGTCAATTGGCTGCTTGAGAAATACAACAGTGGCCTCCATAGCGATTGGCTAGACATCCAGAACTATGCCACACGGGTTGCACCCGTCCATCCCTTGAATCCTCAGAGTCAAGAAGTCGTTTTTACCGAGGGTAGTTCTAATCCTAATTATTTCGTGATCACAGATGTTAATCGGCAATCTTGGCTCATTCCCTTGCACAAGGGGGAATTCGATCCTTATCTATTTCGGCGAACCTTACCCCAGCACCCCAGTGAAAGGTCAGGTCAACTCCTGAAGCCAGCACGAGTCGAACGGCAGGATCAATACTGGAGGATGGTTGAGACGGGAAGTGTTGTCCACGAACCCGTTGCTCCACCCCCACCCTTTCCTAACACCCCGACAAACCAACCCTTCTCTGTGACGCAGCCCGTACCCACAGCCCAGTCATCATTACCACCGTGGCTAGTTCTCGTCTCACTGTTGATCGCCTTTGGAAGTATGTTTGCAGCGATCGCTATCATCTTGCTATGGAACCGCCTAGAACCCCGCCCTTCCTTGCCACCCAATGCCGCTACTGAAGTAGCAGAAACTCCTAACCCATCGCCACCTCTTGCATCTCCGTCGCCAACTCCAGAACCAACGTCTCCACCAGCCGAATCCCCAGAACCCACACCGCCGCCAGTCGAACCCGTGCAAACAGTGTCGCCCCCAGATGAACTAGACGCACCCCCAGCCAATCCCTCACAACTGTCGTGGCAACCTGCTTGCGGTTCCAGCTATGCGCCTAATGCCTATTGGTGGCCGGTTCGAGGCCCCAGTTCTGCCCTTGATCTGGTCAAAGAACGCTACTGTGGTGATGCCATTATCATCAACGGTCAAACTCAAGTAGCCAGTTTTCGCTCCCAAGAGGAAGCTGAAGCTTTTGCCAATTCACTAAGTCAGGAGAGTGGCTATCCTTTCTATGTAGGTGAACCAACATGGGTCGATTAA
- a CDS encoding putative PEP-binding protein: MTSLLLEPLQQYPAEALSPTLVALQETQKVLPPPHPVWLIATSVWQQLRSGVIPLWQAAWDRWQEMAPNAADFKALALEMTHELPPLDVGELETVFAACHHFWQQRGGENHLVLTTYLWQEAVDLPWGLGRGTVLHHPSLPLCHQAIEAAFAALVNTKNLYTYWQQGWDFCQLKVAILLYPLSTTVTSGWWAGTDRKLKAIASGVTLPHHGIPLPPRGIELTPAEEQYLQQACRGAASHLWVWHRSQTQVWWGQCLAEPLPVVPAPQPVERTLLAEGLPAAPGQAIAPAIVVTDPCAPAAVAGRILVSKSIPAHWLPLVNAAVGVICEQGGLTSHGAILARELGRPAVVGVANATQQISSGMTLFLDAHRGSIYQLPPEPLPVVATPSPQTPSPPMVKRLPLQVMVNVSQVSALRLLRSLPCDGIGLLRSELMLLAFLDHRHPCHWLEQGEADELRDRWVQHLCEFMRAIAPRPLFYRTLDLRPADYRQLLGGSRFEPETDWGLRGVSRYPQCPELFHLELSALAIAHRLETCPLRIVLPFVRSVSEVAYCQKALAEHSLTPNAGVELWVMAEVPAILFLLSDLANLGVAGITIGTNDLTQLLLGIDRETTLAELNEDHPAVRRAIAQLIQEAKAHHLGCSLCGEAPTRYPHWLPWLIDLGLDSISVSPEVVAQVFNQL; the protein is encoded by the coding sequence GTGACATCACTCCTTCTGGAACCCCTACAACAGTACCCAGCGGAAGCCCTTTCCCCGACATTGGTTGCCCTGCAAGAGACGCAAAAAGTCTTGCCGCCGCCTCATCCTGTATGGTTGATTGCCACCAGTGTCTGGCAACAGTTGCGCTCTGGCGTCATTCCACTGTGGCAAGCGGCCTGGGATCGCTGGCAGGAGATGGCCCCCAATGCAGCGGATTTCAAGGCACTGGCACTGGAGATGACCCATGAATTGCCCCCTTTGGATGTGGGGGAGTTAGAAACAGTTTTTGCTGCTTGTCATCACTTTTGGCAACAACGGGGGGGAGAGAATCATCTTGTTCTCACCACCTATCTTTGGCAAGAAGCGGTGGACTTACCTTGGGGACTGGGTCGCGGGACAGTTTTGCACCATCCCAGTTTGCCCCTGTGTCATCAGGCAATCGAAGCGGCCTTTGCGGCTCTTGTAAACACCAAGAATCTCTATACCTATTGGCAGCAGGGATGGGATTTTTGTCAACTCAAAGTGGCAATTTTGCTGTACCCCTTGAGTACCACGGTGACCTCCGGCTGGTGGGCAGGCACAGATCGAAAGCTTAAGGCGATCGCCAGCGGTGTGACGCTCCCCCATCACGGCATTCCCTTGCCCCCAAGGGGAATTGAGCTGACGCCCGCCGAGGAACAATACTTGCAGCAGGCCTGTCGCGGGGCGGCGTCCCATCTCTGGGTTTGGCATCGCAGTCAGACACAGGTTTGGTGGGGACAGTGTTTAGCAGAACCTCTGCCGGTCGTTCCTGCGCCGCAGCCGGTAGAGCGCACATTATTGGCTGAAGGGCTGCCCGCTGCTCCTGGGCAGGCGATCGCCCCCGCCATTGTTGTAACCGACCCCTGTGCTCCCGCTGCTGTGGCCGGGCGGATTTTAGTTAGCAAAAGCATTCCCGCCCATTGGTTGCCCCTTGTGAATGCTGCCGTTGGCGTGATTTGTGAGCAGGGGGGGCTAACGAGTCATGGGGCGATTCTAGCGCGGGAATTGGGACGACCCGCCGTTGTCGGTGTGGCAAATGCGACTCAGCAGATTAGTTCGGGAATGACGCTATTTCTAGATGCTCATCGGGGGTCTATCTATCAACTGCCCCCAGAGCCATTGCCAGTGGTGGCTACCCCGTCTCCGCAAACGCCCTCACCCCCGATGGTCAAGCGGTTGCCCTTGCAGGTCATGGTAAATGTGAGTCAAGTCAGTGCCCTGCGGTTATTGCGATCGCTCCCCTGTGATGGCATTGGCCTGTTGCGCTCAGAGTTGATGTTGTTGGCCTTTTTGGATCATCGCCATCCCTGCCATTGGCTAGAACAGGGAGAAGCAGACGAATTGCGCGATCGCTGGGTGCAGCACCTGTGTGAATTTATGCGGGCGATCGCCCCCCGTCCCCTCTTTTATCGCACGTTGGATTTGCGGCCAGCGGATTATCGACAACTTTTGGGGGGATCTCGCTTTGAACCGGAAACAGATTGGGGGCTGCGGGGCGTGAGTCGCTATCCCCAGTGTCCAGAACTATTTCACTTGGAACTGTCGGCGCTGGCGATCGCCCACCGTTTAGAAACCTGCCCCCTACGGATTGTTCTGCCCTTTGTGCGCAGTGTCAGTGAAGTGGCCTATTGTCAAAAAGCACTTGCGGAGCACAGCCTCACACCAAATGCGGGCGTAGAACTGTGGGTCATGGCGGAGGTGCCGGCCATTTTATTTTTACTGTCTGATCTAGCCAATCTTGGCGTTGCTGGCATTACAATTGGCACCAATGATCTGACGCAACTGCTTTTGGGCATTGACCGCGAAACAACCCTAGCAGAATTAAATGAAGACCATCCTGCCGTTCGCAGGGCGATCGCTCAACTGATTCAAGAGGCCAAAGCCCACCATTTGGGCTGTAGTCTTTGTGGCGAAGCCCCCACCCGCTATCCCCATTGGTTACCGTGGTTAATTGACTTAGGTCTTGACAGTATCTCCGTTAGCCCCGAAGTTGTCGCTCAGGTGTTCAATCAGCTTTAA
- a CDS encoding bifunctional (p)ppGpp synthetase/guanosine-3',5'-bis(diphosphate) 3'-pyrophosphohydrolase, whose product MNAFAPSLPTDIELPDWLATCLGNPDPENGDDLVCRAFQFAYDLHQGQRRASGEPYIAHPVAVASILRDLGGGPALLAAGFLHDVIEDTAVTAEELEANFGAEVRRLVEGVTKLSKFSFSSKTERQAESFRRMFLAMAQDIRVIVVKLADRLHNMRTLEYLPEDRRRAIAQETRDVFAPLANRLGIWRIKWELEDLAFKYLEPEAYRRIQELVAEKRANREAQLQQAIQILQERLSGMGFGYLEISGRPKHLYSIYQKMMRQQKEFHEIYDVAGIRILVATKDECYRALAVVHDCFLSVPGRFKDYISLPKPNQYQSLHTVVIGLGGRPLEVQIRTLAMHHVSEYGIAAHWKYKETGHSLPQQWSARDQKFTWLRQLLDWQNDLKDAQEYLDSIRDDLFDKEVYVFTPQGDVLALQQGATPLDFAYHIHTDVGNHCAGARVNGRMVPLDTPLRNGDIVEIITQKTAHPSLDWLNFVKTTAARNRIRQWYKRSRRDENLQRGRELLEKELGKAGLETLLKSPQMQQVAERSNYQSVDDLVAALGYGEITLNLVVNRLRAITLARPETTTPELPSESAPVNRVPATTKPSDSPILGVEGLVYHIAGCCCPVPDEPIIGVVTLGSRGISIHRQGCSNLESVSSDRLIPVSWNTKVNQRRPQTYPVDVQIEVIDRVGILKDILTRLTDNQINVRRANVHTDPGRTAIIDLCIDIVNAKQLDHILAQIRKITDVLNIRRRQQTEVSSP is encoded by the coding sequence ATGAACGCTTTTGCACCTAGCTTGCCGACTGATATTGAATTACCCGATTGGTTAGCGACGTGCCTGGGAAATCCAGATCCTGAGAATGGGGATGATTTGGTCTGTCGAGCGTTTCAATTTGCCTACGACCTACACCAAGGACAGCGGCGTGCGTCTGGGGAACCCTACATTGCCCATCCTGTGGCAGTGGCAAGTATTCTGCGGGATTTAGGCGGTGGGCCTGCTCTTTTGGCGGCGGGGTTTCTCCACGATGTCATTGAGGATACCGCTGTTACAGCAGAGGAGCTAGAAGCCAATTTTGGTGCTGAGGTGCGGCGACTGGTGGAGGGGGTGACCAAGCTCTCGAAGTTTAGCTTCTCCAGTAAGACGGAGCGGCAAGCGGAAAGTTTCCGGCGAATGTTTTTGGCGATGGCGCAGGATATTCGGGTCATCGTTGTCAAGCTAGCCGATCGCCTGCACAATATGCGCACCCTTGAGTATCTGCCGGAAGATCGCCGCCGTGCTATTGCCCAAGAAACCCGTGATGTCTTTGCCCCCCTCGCCAACCGCTTAGGGATTTGGCGGATCAAGTGGGAGCTGGAGGATTTGGCCTTTAAGTATTTAGAGCCAGAAGCCTACCGTCGCATTCAGGAACTCGTGGCCGAAAAACGCGCCAATCGCGAGGCGCAACTCCAGCAGGCAATTCAAATTCTTCAGGAGCGGTTATCGGGAATGGGCTTTGGCTACTTAGAAATTAGTGGCCGTCCCAAGCACCTCTACAGCATCTACCAAAAAATGATGCGGCAGCAAAAAGAATTCCATGAAATCTATGATGTGGCGGGCATTCGCATTCTGGTGGCCACAAAGGATGAGTGCTATCGTGCCCTGGCCGTCGTCCATGACTGTTTTCTTTCGGTGCCGGGGCGGTTCAAGGACTACATTAGCCTGCCCAAACCCAACCAGTATCAATCGCTGCACACGGTAGTTATTGGTCTTGGGGGGCGCCCCTTGGAGGTGCAAATCCGCACGTTGGCCATGCACCATGTCTCTGAGTATGGGATTGCCGCCCACTGGAAGTACAAAGAAACGGGTCATTCCTTGCCGCAACAGTGGAGTGCCCGCGATCAAAAATTCACTTGGCTACGGCAACTGCTGGATTGGCAAAATGACCTCAAGGATGCCCAAGAATATCTCGACAGCATTCGCGATGATCTCTTTGATAAGGAAGTTTATGTCTTTACGCCCCAAGGGGATGTCCTTGCCCTGCAACAGGGGGCGACGCCCTTGGACTTTGCCTACCATATTCACACCGATGTCGGGAATCACTGTGCGGGGGCACGGGTGAATGGGCGGATGGTGCCCTTGGATACGCCACTGCGCAATGGCGACATTGTTGAGATTATTACCCAAAAGACTGCCCATCCCAGTTTGGACTGGTTGAACTTTGTTAAAACCACAGCGGCACGCAACCGCATTCGGCAGTGGTACAAGCGATCGCGCCGCGATGAAAACCTGCAACGGGGACGGGAATTACTAGAGAAAGAACTGGGCAAAGCCGGTTTGGAAACGCTCCTCAAGTCACCGCAAATGCAGCAGGTGGCCGAGCGCAGCAACTACCAGAGTGTCGATGATCTCGTAGCCGCCTTGGGCTATGGCGAAATCACGTTGAATCTCGTGGTGAATCGGCTGCGGGCAATTACTCTAGCGCGTCCAGAGACAACCACACCGGAATTGCCGTCGGAATCTGCTCCTGTCAACCGTGTACCTGCCACCACCAAACCTAGTGATTCTCCGATTCTGGGGGTGGAGGGCTTGGTTTATCACATTGCTGGCTGCTGTTGTCCCGTGCCCGATGAACCAATTATTGGCGTGGTGACGCTGGGGAGTCGGGGTATTTCGATTCATCGTCAGGGCTGTAGCAACCTAGAGTCGGTGTCGAGCGATCGCCTGATTCCCGTGAGTTGGAACACAAAAGTCAATCAACGGCGTCCTCAAACCTACCCTGTGGATGTACAAATTGAGGTGATTGATCGCGTTGGTATTCTTAAGGATATTTTGACTCGTTTAACCGATAATCAAATTAATGTGCGGCGAGCCAATGTCCACACAGATCCAGGACGCACGGCGATTATTGATTTGTGTATTGATATTGTGAATGCAAAGCAGTTGGATCATATCTTGGCGCAAATTAGAAAAATCACTGATGTCCTCAACATTCGTCGCCGTCAGCAAACGGAAGTGAGTTCTCCCTAG
- the purE gene encoding 5-(carboxyamino)imidazole ribonucleotide mutase, producing the protein MSEMSLVAIVMGSDSDLPTMQGAIAICERFGIPHEVAILSAHRTPLAMVAFAQNAHQRGLKVIIAGAGGAAHLPGMIAALTPLPVIGVPVPSRYLQGLDSLYSIVQMPAGIPVATVAIGNAQNAGLLAVQLLASHDPDLLKEVIAYRQELSATVTAKNEKLQTLGASAYLQQQ; encoded by the coding sequence ATGTCAGAGATGTCGCTGGTTGCCATTGTCATGGGCAGTGATTCCGATTTGCCAACCATGCAGGGGGCGATCGCCATCTGTGAACGCTTTGGCATTCCCCATGAAGTGGCTATTCTCTCAGCCCACCGCACCCCCCTTGCCATGGTGGCGTTTGCCCAGAATGCCCATCAGCGGGGTCTCAAAGTCATTATTGCTGGTGCTGGCGGAGCCGCTCACTTGCCCGGTATGATTGCCGCCTTAACGCCCCTACCCGTGATTGGCGTACCCGTCCCCAGCCGCTATTTACAGGGGCTGGACTCCCTCTACTCAATTGTGCAGATGCCCGCTGGGATTCCCGTGGCCACGGTTGCCATTGGCAATGCCCAAAATGCTGGATTACTGGCAGTGCAACTGCTGGCCAGTCATGATCCTGACCTGTTGAAGGAGGTGATTGCCTACCGTCAAGAATTGTCGGCAACGGTGACTGCTAAGAATGAAAAGCTGCAAACCTTGGGCGCTAGTGCTTATCTGCAACAGCAGTAA
- the queG gene encoding tRNA epoxyqueuosine(34) reductase QueG: protein MITAAAIKAFAHQLGFHRVGIVDLRTYNDDHPSGVAALQRWLAQGFQGEMAWMANPRRQEIQSVLPGARSVISVALNYYQPDPEPPPKVKIARYAWGRDYHRVLGKRLQALEQWLQAQVPEMDYRWYVDTGPVQDKMWAEQAGIGWIGKHSNVISRQYGSWILLGELITTLELTGDRPHTNHCGTCTRCLAACPTGAIVEPYVVDANRCIAYHTIESRAPELPPAIAAHLEGWVAGCDICQEVCPWNQRFAQPTDVADFAPRSPLLNTSPEELATLSDAAWDELTRGSALRRIKPAQWRRNAQAVLSSNRYD from the coding sequence ATGATCACTGCTGCTGCAATTAAGGCATTTGCCCATCAGTTGGGGTTCCATCGGGTGGGGATTGTGGATTTGCGCACCTATAATGATGACCATCCTTCTGGCGTGGCTGCCCTACAACGCTGGTTAGCTCAAGGCTTCCAAGGGGAGATGGCGTGGATGGCCAACCCTCGGCGACAGGAGATTCAATCCGTCCTGCCGGGAGCGCGATCGGTGATTTCCGTTGCCCTCAATTACTATCAGCCTGATCCAGAGCCACCCCCCAAGGTGAAAATTGCCCGCTATGCCTGGGGGCGGGATTACCATCGGGTCCTGGGAAAACGCTTGCAAGCCCTAGAGCAATGGCTTCAGGCTCAGGTACCTGAGATGGACTACCGTTGGTATGTCGATACTGGCCCGGTACAGGACAAAATGTGGGCAGAGCAAGCGGGAATTGGTTGGATTGGCAAGCACAGTAATGTGATTTCACGGCAGTATGGCTCGTGGATTCTTTTGGGAGAGTTAATCACCACATTGGAGTTGACGGGCGATCGCCCCCACACCAATCACTGCGGCACCTGTACCCGTTGCTTGGCCGCCTGTCCCACCGGCGCCATTGTTGAACCCTACGTGGTGGATGCCAACCGCTGCATTGCCTACCACACGATCGAAAGCCGTGCCCCCGAACTCCCCCCCGCCATTGCTGCTCATTTAGAAGGTTGGGTTGCCGGCTGTGACATTTGCCAAGAGGTGTGTCCATGGAATCAGCGTTTTGCTCAACCCACGGATGTGGCTGACTTTGCCCCGCGATCGCCCCTCTTGAATACTTCCCCAGAGGAATTGGCCACCCTTAGCGATGCAGCATGGGATGAACTCACCCGTGGTTCTGCCCTACGGCGAATTAAACCAGCCCAATGGCGCCGCAACGCCCAAGCAGTGCTGTCAAGCAATCGGTATGATTAG
- a CDS encoding vitamin K epoxide reductase family protein — MVRRRSTPWIHRWSRWLIGGVALAGMVVTAYLTIAKLTNQEVTCPTDGCDIVLNSPWATVFGIPLSLIGFVAYTGMLSLAALPLLLNQPQQKELRRNAENTTWLLLFLGATAMASFSSYLMYILVTEIKATCPYCIASAVFSFTFLILTIIGREWSDRGQLFFNGVIVAVITLVGVFGIYNTRMATTDGPGIAIVNTSGPAEIALARHLTQVGAVMYGAYWCSHCHHQKELFGKQAVRELNYVECDPNGANPQVERCRAKGIQGYPTWEINDQLYSGTRSLSELSQLSQYTGPMNFKNQ; from the coding sequence ATGGTTCGACGACGCTCCACCCCTTGGATTCATCGTTGGTCACGGTGGTTGATTGGCGGGGTTGCCCTCGCTGGCATGGTGGTGACGGCTTACCTAACGATCGCCAAGCTGACCAACCAAGAGGTTACTTGTCCCACCGATGGCTGTGACATTGTCCTTAATAGTCCTTGGGCAACCGTGTTTGGCATTCCCCTCTCCCTCATTGGGTTTGTCGCCTACACGGGGATGCTGTCGTTGGCGGCGCTGCCCCTGTTGTTGAACCAGCCGCAGCAAAAAGAACTCCGCCGCAATGCTGAAAACACCACTTGGCTTTTGCTCTTTCTGGGGGCAACGGCCATGGCCAGCTTCAGCAGTTATCTAATGTATATCTTGGTTACAGAGATTAAGGCCACTTGTCCCTATTGCATTGCCTCAGCCGTCTTTAGCTTTACATTTTTGATCTTGACGATTATTGGTCGTGAATGGAGCGATCGCGGCCAGCTCTTTTTTAATGGTGTCATTGTTGCTGTGATTACGCTAGTGGGGGTATTTGGCATCTACAACACCCGCATGGCCACGACTGACGGCCCCGGCATCGCCATCGTCAATACCTCAGGTCCGGCGGAAATTGCCCTCGCTCGCCATCTCACCCAAGTGGGAGCAGTCATGTATGGTGCCTATTGGTGTAGCCACTGCCACCATCAAAAGGAACTCTTTGGTAAGCAGGCGGTACGGGAACTCAACTATGTTGAATGTGACCCCAATGGTGCCAATCCCCAAGTGGAACGCTGCCGTGCCAAGGGAATTCAGGGCTATCCCACATGGGAAATTAATGATCAGCTTTACTCCGGCACGCGATCGCTAAGCGAACTCAGTCAACTCAGCCAATACACAGGCCCGATGAACTTCAAGAACCAATAG
- a CDS encoding DnaJ domain-containing protein, with protein MPCEINHGLGRFNSKRDLHAALGIPLSAAPAEIRKRYLKIAKTLHPDSRDDESSKKLASELLSKFVNPAYEVLSQEKEREEYQVILRLLEKQLLTANIVPTPTFDLAKEVFNAANVEEAYQKALNTLAQDQYKDLNNVLKISEQISELNLIYLWRSAGGKATATAPTVSTPTPQSKPTDTQVMATPTPTGAMPAAEVPKTDQFTEQYFRRAEELFNKGIYLEAIKELKDALKIDPRSARCNALLGKVYLEQGSLSMAKIHFNQALKLNPQEVMALQGLETIQKKERKAQQQQKSTEPPKPEKKKSSFFGLFGKK; from the coding sequence ATGCCCTGCGAGATCAATCACGGTCTGGGTCGCTTTAACTCTAAACGAGATCTCCATGCCGCCCTCGGAATTCCCCTATCGGCAGCACCGGCGGAAATTCGTAAGCGGTATCTCAAAATTGCTAAGACACTGCACCCCGACAGCCGTGATGATGAATCGAGTAAAAAACTGGCCAGTGAGTTGCTCTCAAAATTTGTCAATCCTGCCTATGAGGTGCTGTCCCAAGAAAAAGAGCGGGAAGAATATCAAGTCATTTTGCGCTTACTCGAAAAGCAACTGCTAACGGCCAATATTGTGCCAACGCCCACTTTTGACTTGGCGAAGGAAGTCTTTAATGCTGCCAATGTCGAAGAAGCTTACCAGAAGGCGCTCAATACGCTTGCCCAAGATCAATACAAAGACTTAAACAACGTGCTTAAAATCAGTGAACAAATTAGTGAACTAAATCTCATCTATTTGTGGCGATCGGCAGGGGGCAAAGCAACGGCGACGGCACCAACAGTTTCTACCCCCACTCCTCAGTCAAAACCCACGGACACTCAAGTGATGGCCACCCCTACACCCACAGGGGCCATGCCTGCCGCAGAGGTGCCCAAGACTGACCAATTTACCGAACAATACTTCCGGCGAGCAGAAGAACTCTTTAATAAGGGCATTTATCTAGAAGCCATTAAGGAACTGAAGGACGCCCTCAAGATTGACCCCCGCAGTGCCCGCTGCAATGCCCTATTGGGCAAGGTGTATCTGGAACAAGGCTCCCTGAGCATGGCCAAAATCCACTTTAATCAAGCCTTAAAACTGAATCCCCAAGAGGTCATGGCGCTACAGGGACTAGAAACCATTCAGAAAAAAGAGCGCAAGGCACAGCAGCAGCAAAAAAGTACGGAGCCGCCAAAACCAGAGAAAAAGAAATCCTCCTTCTTTGGTCTTTTTGGGAAAAAGTAA